From the Pseudomonas syringae KCTC 12500 genome, the window TCTGTGTGTTGCTCAACGGCAGCACCAGGTAACACTGAACGGTGACCACGCAGCACAAGGCGAACAGCATAATGTTCTTGCGTCGACCTATGCGGTCGATCAACAGACCGCTGCACACACAACCGCACCAGAACGCAACGATAATGACCGCCAGATAGCCGCCTGAACTGAGCACGGACAGGTTGCGCTCGGTTTTGAGAAAGGTCGGCAACCAGGTCATGACCGCGTGATAACCGCCGTGCGCACCGAGCCCCAGCAAGCCACCGAGCAAGGTAACGCGCAACAGCTCGGGGCGAAAAATCCCGGCCATCGACTTGAAGAAGTTGACCTTCGGCGCGGCGCTTTTCTGCATGCGCAGGAAGCTCTCCGGTTCTTCGACATTGCGTCGCACCCAGATGATCATCAGGGCCGGCAGCAGGCCGACAAAGAACATGACCCGCCAGGCAATATCCTCCGGTACAAACGAATAAATCAGAGTAAACAGCACCACTGCCAGGCCCCAGCCGACGGCCCACGCACTTTGCACGGTGGCCATGACCTTGCCGCGGTAGCGGGACTGGATCGTCTCGGCCATCAGCACCGCGCCTGCCGCCCACTCACCACCGATGCCAAAGCCCTGCAGCGCCTTGACGATCAGCAACTGGTTGAAACCGGTCACGAACGCAGACAAAAAGGTAAAGAAGGAAAACCACAGAATCATCCACTGCAGCGTACGCACCCGGCCATAGCGGTCGGACAGCGTCCCGCCCACCCAGCCACCCAACGCCGACGTTACCAGCGTCACCGCGCTGATCAGCCCGGCATCGCCCTTGGTCAGGGCAAACGCAGCAATCAGGGCCGGAATGGCCAGACCGAACATCTGCACTTCCAGAGCGTCCAGCGACCAGCCGCCAAAACAGGCCCAGAAGGTCTTGCGTTCTTTGGGAGTGACGTCGCGATACCAATTGAACATGGCGCTTATCCTTATGGGCGTTGCACGGCTCGGGCAGGCTGCAGCGCTGTCAGCGAATGTCCACGCTGTAGCGGAAATGGCTGGCGTGCCCTCGCGAACGGCGCCACTCCAGAGGCTCACCGGCGTAGTTGCGCGCCAAGCGTTCGATGACCACCACCGCACTGCCGACCGGAATCTGCAGCAACCGGCCGTATACGTCGTTAACCGTCTCGGCCGTCAGGCTCTCTTGCGCACAGGCGACCACCTGACCGCAGACATCTTCGTAGATCGGATAAAGCAATGGCCCCTGCGTATCGAGGTCAAGCTCCAGCAATGCCTGAAACCGCGCACGTGGCAGCCAGATCTCTTCGGCCAGCACCGGCTGGCCATCCAGCAACCGCAAGCGGACCATACGAATCACCGGCGCACCTGCGCCCATCCCCAGCGCTTGAGCGACCGACGAAGGCGCATCCACAGGCTCGACGGACAAGATCCGGCTTTCCGGCACCCGGCGTTCACCCGCTTCGGTTTGAAAACGGAAAAAACGAAACAGCGAGGACTGAAACTGCGCGCGACGAATGAACGTGCCACGCCCCTGCTGGCGCTCCAGAATGTTGTCGCTGACCAGCAGATCAATGGCCTTGCGCACCGTACCGGTGGACAGACCATACTCTGCAGACAACGCCGCTTCGGTAGGAATCGCCTCACCCGGACGCCAGCGATTATTGGCAATCTGCTCAGCCAGGCTGTCGCGCAGGCGTTGATAAAGCGGTAGACGTTCGTCGCTGGAAAGCTTGTACATTGTTTTATTCATCCAGTCATCTATATGAATTTCTGAAAAGAGTATTCATCCGTGGCAAGCGAAGGTCAATAGTTCGCGAGCGTGAGTGACTATACCGACACATCGCTGCGCTTCGCTGATCATCATTCCCGGAAATATCCTGTATCAACTCGCCGCACCTACTTAATGGCCGACAAAACCGTTAGCCTGCGCTGCATCGATCAAAAACCGTCTGACAGACACGCTTCCAGCGTCTGACAGTCCATGCTCAAGCGAGACTTTCATGCCCCACTCGTCCCAATCCGCGCATAACGCTATGACCATGACCCCGGCCATGGTCATGCTGTTTGCCTTCTGCTGTGGCGCGATCGTCGCCAACATCTACTACGCCCAGCCGATCATCGAGCTGATTGCCCCGGACATCGGGCTGTCGAGCACGGCAGCCAGTCTGATCGTTTCATTGACGCAGATCGGTTATGCGCTGGGGCTGTTCTTTTTGGTGCCGCTGGGCGATTTGCTGGAGAACCGCAGGCTGATGCTGGTGACGACTGTCGTCGCGATTCTCAGCCTGCTGGGTGCCGCTTTCGCCGAGCAGCCGAATGTGTTTTTGCTGGTTTCGCTGCTGGTGGGCTTCAGTTCGGTGTCGGTGCAGATGCTCATTCCGTTGGCGGCGCATCTGGCTCCGGAGGAGTCGCGCGGGAGGGTCGTTGGCGGGATCATGGGCGGACTGCTGCTGGGGATTCTGCTGGCGCGGCCGATTGCCAGTCTGGTGGCCGACCATTTCGGCTGGCGGGCGGTGTTCGGCTCGGCGGCTGTGGTCATGATCGGCATCAGCGTGGTACTGGCGACCACCATGCCAAAACGCCTCCCGGATCATCGTGCGTCCTACGGCCAGTTGCTGTTCTCTCTATGGACTCTTCTTCGTACCCAGCCGGTGCTGCGCCAGCGTGCCTTTTATCAGGCCTGCATGTTCGCGACTTTCAGCCTGTTCTGGACCGCCGTGCCGCTGGAGCTGTCGCGCAATCACGGGCTGTCGCAAACCCAGATCGCGCTCTTTGCCCTGATCGGCGCGATCGGTGCCATTGCGGCACCGATCAGCGGCCGCCTGGCAGACGCTGGCTACACCCGCATCGCCTCACTGGGCGCACTGCTGTTCGGCGCACTCAGCTTTCTTCCAGGCCTGGTTCATCCAGCCTACAGCGTGATTGGCCTGGCCATAACCGGCGTAGTGCTGGATTTCTGTGTGCAGACCAGTATGGTCCTGGGCCAGCGCACGGTCTACGCGCTGGATGCCGCCAGCCGCAGCCGGCTCAACGCGCTGTACATGACCAGTATTTTTATCGGTGGTGCCATTGGCTCGGCAGTCGCCAGCCCGCTGTTTGATCACGGTGGCTGGACCTGGGTGCTGATCGCTGGCACGGCACTGCCACTGATTGCATTGCTGGCGCTGCTCAGGGACCGATCCAGGCAGAATGCGTAAACCCTGCACTTTGTAACTGAATTGCAGGATAATGCCGCGGCGATGTCATACCCCATCGCCCTTCTGGCTCTCTCTCGCACCTAAAGGCTCGCGTATCCGGCACCTCTGGATCTGCGCGATTGAACACGGATTGTACACACGCCTCATCCCAAGGCCCCCACCCGTCGATACCGCTGCTCAAGCGTATCGGTATGCATTCCCGCAACCCGAACAAGGCAAAAACAGCAATGGACGCAGCACCACGAACAAGCAAGATTTCCGCGATTCTGGTCAAAATATCGGCAGGCATAGTCTGGATGATCGGGGTCATCTGGAGCATCTTCACCTACCTGTTTCCGGACCCGACCATTCTTGGCCTCAGTGTCGACTTCATCAACTGGAAGACACTGATCATCATTGTCAGCACAGTCATGCTGTTCAGCGGGCTGGGTATCGCCATCCTCGCCAGAAAGCTCCCCTCGTTACTGAAGCTTGGCGTGTGGATGGCGCTGTCACTGTTTCTCTGCGCGGTGTTCTTCAAGCTGGGCGGCGAATACGCAAAGCCTTCGGTGGAGTTCGCCCGCAGTCAGAAACTGTTTACCGAGAATGACAACGCCAACATGTTCGGCAAGCGTTCCGAGACGGTAGACAATCTGAGTATTGAGCTGCTCGACTGTGATCAGAATGGTCAGTCGCCTACCTGCACGCTTGAGCTGATCAATAAAAGCGCCGATCGCGACTTCAGGTTTCTCAACCCGATCAGCCTGTTCGAAGAAACCGGCGGCGCGCTGGGGCTTTCGCAACTGCGTGTCGGCGATGCAAAGTTCGATCGCTGGGACAGCTTCCAGTTGATCCGCAACGTGCCTACCCGCGTGACACTGATCTTTGAAGCGACCAAGGGCCGTGTGAAGCAGTCACCTGCCTTGAAGCTGACCTTCCGCGATCGCGAGAACAAGGACAACGTGCTCAAGTTCAACGAGGTCAAGGTCAACTAGTTGAACGAAGAATGAGCGTCGCCCCTAGGACGACGCACGTATTCACTGGCGGTTTGACTGCTTCAACCAAGCCGCCAGATCCATCACTTCAGCCTCATTGATGCTGTGCCCCATGCCTTCATAGGCATGCAACTGCGGCGTCAGGCCGAGCGATTTCAACGTCGCTTCGGCTTGCGGTGCGCTGGCATAGGCCACCTGGCGATCCTGCGTGCCGTGGCCGATGAATACGCTCAGAGCCTTGAGGTCGTCGGAGGCTTTGACCTCGGACTTCACGACCGGCAGCAGCCGCCCGCTCAATGCTGCAAAACCGCCGACCAGTTTGGGCTGTCGCAGGGCGACTTCATAACTCATCATGGCGCCCTGGCTGAAACCGATCAGGAAGACCTTGCCTGGCTGGGTATGAAACTTCTCAGTGGCTTTGCCGATGAACGCGGCTAACTGGGTACCGCTGCTTTTCAGGTCTTCAGTCACACCGTCGTAATCCGCGACGCCGGGCTTCTGGGTGAACCATTTGTAGCTGTCAGCGCGCAACTCCATCGGCGCCTGTACCGACACGTAGTTGTAGTCGGCCGGAAGCTCTTCCTTGAGCCCGAACAGGTCGGCGGCATTGCTGCCGTAGCCGTGGATGAAAATCACCAGTGGCTGGTCAGGCTTGTCGACATTGGTCTGCGCCAGGTAATCGAGTGGCAGGTCCGTATGCAAGGTGTCCTGCGCCTGTGCCATTCCGACAAAGGCAAACAGCAAGGCAGCGAAGAATTTCAGCATGTTCATGACCTCTGTTTGACGCTGCCAGCGGGCAGCGTCGTGAGTGGGCGTGGTGGCAGAAACTAACACAGCCTCAGTTCTGCATGCTGGTCCGCGAAACTTCCGGCTTGATCAACTGCATCTGCTGACGGTAATCATCCGTCACCTGACGCGCCTGGCTGCTGCTGGTAATGACCCGCGGCGTGATCAGCACGATCAGTTCGGTACGGCCCTTGGATTTGCTGGTATTGCCGAACAGCCATCTCAGGCCCGGAATGCGTCCCAGGTAAGGTACGGCGCTGACCGTCTCGGCATTGTCCTGCTTGATCAAACCGCCCAGCAGCACGGTCTGACCGCTCTGTGCGGCCACTTGCGTGGCCACCGAACGGGTGGAAATACGCGGATTGCCGTTGGCATCGCTGTTGTTGGCATTGGTGTCGGCACTGCTGACCTGCTGCTGAATGTCCATGTACACCAGGCCGCCCGGATTGATGCGTGGCACGACATCGAGAATCACACCGGTCTGCACATATTCGACGCTGCTCAATGTGGTGCCGGCATTGGTGTTGGTGTTGATCGAGGTCTGGCTGATCGGGATGTTGTCGCCGACCTGAATCTGCGCCTGCTGGTTGTTCATGACCACCAGCGAAGGCGCCGACAGGACCTGCGTGCGGCCATTGGTTTCCAGCGCCCGCAAGGCGACTTGCAGGTTGTTGCTGACAAAGGAGTAGAAGAACGCGTCAGTAGAGGCCAGCGCAGCACCGCCAGTACCAATCGCACCCTGGCTGCCCGCAGTATTGGTCACGTTGCCGGTGGTACCCGAGTTGCCCGCCAGACGCCCGAGGTACCACTGCACGCCCATGTCCAGCTCGCCGGTGAGCTGGACTTCCAGAATGCGCGTCTCGATCTGCACTTGCAGCGGCGGATTATCGAGGCGCTTGATGGCCGACTCGATCTCCTTCCACTGCGCCGGACGGGTGCGAACCAGCAACTGGTTGCTGCTCTTCTGCGCCGTGATGCGTGTGCTGGCGTCCAGAGACTTGTTATTGCCGCCAGACTCGCTGCCTTCCTGGCTGGCCGAATCCGAATCACCGCCACTCTGATCGTCGCCTTCGGATTCGCTGTCGCCATTGTTCTGGCTGTTGTTCATGCCCTGACTGTTGCCAAACCCCCCGCCATTGCTCAGGCCGCTGCCGGTACCGCCCAGCCCGTTGGAGCTGCTCATGCCGCCGACACCGTTGCCGCCACTGGAGTTGAGCGACGACAAGGTGGTGGTGCGCAAGCCTGGTGCAACTTTGGCCGCAGCGTCTTCCTTGATGGCGCC encodes:
- a CDS encoding MFS transporter — its product is MFNWYRDVTPKERKTFWACFGGWSLDALEVQMFGLAIPALIAAFALTKGDAGLISAVTLVTSALGGWVGGTLSDRYGRVRTLQWMILWFSFFTFLSAFVTGFNQLLIVKALQGFGIGGEWAAGAVLMAETIQSRYRGKVMATVQSAWAVGWGLAVVLFTLIYSFVPEDIAWRVMFFVGLLPALMIIWVRRNVEEPESFLRMQKSAAPKVNFFKSMAGIFRPELLRVTLLGGLLGLGAHGGYHAVMTWLPTFLKTERNLSVLSSGGYLAVIIVAFWCGCVCSGLLIDRIGRRKNIMLFALCCVVTVQCYLVLPLSNTQMLFLGFPLGFFAAGIPASLGSFFNELYPAEVRGAGVGFCYNFGRVLSAVFPFLVGHMSQSMSLGSAIGIDAGIAYGVAMIAAFCLPETRGRNLEATLPVAEPLDKGAAQRA
- a CDS encoding GntR family transcriptional regulator; translated protein: MYKLSSDERLPLYQRLRDSLAEQIANNRWRPGEAIPTEAALSAEYGLSTGTVRKAIDLLVSDNILERQQGRGTFIRRAQFQSSLFRFFRFQTEAGERRVPESRILSVEPVDAPSSVAQALGMGAGAPVIRMVRLRLLDGQPVLAEEIWLPRARFQALLELDLDTQGPLLYPIYEDVCGQVVACAQESLTAETVNDVYGRLLQIPVGSAVVVIERLARNYAGEPLEWRRSRGHASHFRYSVDIR
- the gspD gene encoding type II secretion system secretin GspD, with amino-acid sequence MGTFSGVPAIATLRTPLLCLATAVALGGCASQSDTLDPDNGMLQEALQGTGSQRPPVDPRSERPPVEPPSQQTTSSPQRQIIKGNQRFIRQPAAAPAARQAETGDIVFNFTNQPIQAVINSIMGDLLHENYSIAQGVKGDVSFSTSKPVNKQQALSILETLLSWTDNAMIKQGNRYVILPSNQAVAGKLVPEMRVAQPSAGMSARLFPLRYISATEMQKLLKPFARENAFLLVDPARNVLSLAGTPEELANYQDTIDTFDVDWLKGMSVGVFGLQRASVGELMPELQKMFGPESGMPLAGMVRFLPIERTNSVVAISSQPEYLHEVGEWIHTIDEGGGNEPQMYVYDVRNMKATDLAKYLRQIYGTGAIKEDAAAKVAPGLRTTTLSSLNSSGGNGVGGMSSSNGLGGTGSGLSNGGGFGNSQGMNNSQNNGDSESEGDDQSGGDSDSASQEGSESGGNNKSLDASTRITAQKSSNQLLVRTRPAQWKEIESAIKRLDNPPLQVQIETRILEVQLTGELDMGVQWYLGRLAGNSGTTGNVTNTAGSQGAIGTGGAALASTDAFFYSFVSNNLQVALRALETNGRTQVLSAPSLVVMNNQQAQIQVGDNIPISQTSINTNTNAGTTLSSVEYVQTGVILDVVPRINPGGLVYMDIQQQVSSADTNANNSDANGNPRISTRSVATQVAAQSGQTVLLGGLIKQDNAETVSAVPYLGRIPGLRWLFGNTSKSKGRTELIVLITPRVITSSSQARQVTDDYRQQMQLIKPEVSRTSMQN
- a CDS encoding alpha/beta hydrolase, whose protein sequence is MLKFFAALLFAFVGMAQAQDTLHTDLPLDYLAQTNVDKPDQPLVIFIHGYGSNAADLFGLKEELPADYNYVSVQAPMELRADSYKWFTQKPGVADYDGVTEDLKSSGTQLAAFIGKATEKFHTQPGKVFLIGFSQGAMMSYEVALRQPKLVGGFAALSGRLLPVVKSEVKASDDLKALSVFIGHGTQDRQVAYASAPQAEATLKSLGLTPQLHAYEGMGHSINEAEVMDLAAWLKQSNRQ
- a CDS encoding MFS transporter, whose product is MPHSSQSAHNAMTMTPAMVMLFAFCCGAIVANIYYAQPIIELIAPDIGLSSTAASLIVSLTQIGYALGLFFLVPLGDLLENRRLMLVTTVVAILSLLGAAFAEQPNVFLLVSLLVGFSSVSVQMLIPLAAHLAPEESRGRVVGGIMGGLLLGILLARPIASLVADHFGWRAVFGSAAVVMIGISVVLATTMPKRLPDHRASYGQLLFSLWTLLRTQPVLRQRAFYQACMFATFSLFWTAVPLELSRNHGLSQTQIALFALIGAIGAIAAPISGRLADAGYTRIASLGALLFGALSFLPGLVHPAYSVIGLAITGVVLDFCVQTSMVLGQRTVYALDAASRSRLNALYMTSIFIGGAIGSAVASPLFDHGGWTWVLIAGTALPLIALLALLRDRSRQNA